One stretch of Castor canadensis chromosome 12, mCasCan1.hap1v2, whole genome shotgun sequence DNA includes these proteins:
- the Nat8 gene encoding N-acetyltransferase 8, which yields MAPYHIRKYQDSDRKWVLGLFCRGMEEHIPATFHHMLMLPGTLLLLLVVPLALLLVYGSWLLVLMSSLTLFAFLWLLAKYTWKKHMAACLRTDLADITKTYLSGCASCFWVVERGGQVVGIVGALPVKKPLLQKKQLQLRHLCVALEHRGEGIAKALVRTVLQFARDQGYSEVVLSTSMLQCAALALYQQMGFQKTGQSFFTRISKLRDTPLIHFTYHLTSAQEGGL from the coding sequence ATGGCTCCTTACCATATCCGCAAATACCAGGACAGTGACCGCAAATGGGTCCTGGGTTTGTTCTGCAGAGGCATGGAAGAGCACATTCCTGCCACATTCCACCATATGTTGATGTTGCCTGGAACCCTCCTGCTCTTACTTGTGGTGCCTCTTGCTCTACTCCTGGTGTATGGCTCCTGGCTCCTTGTTCTAATGTCCAGCCTCACCCTCTTTGCCTTCCTGTGGCTCCTTGCTAAATACACCTGGAAGAAGCATATGGCTGCATGTCTGCGCACAGACCTGGCTGACATCACCAAGACCTACCTGAGTGGGTGTGCCTCCTGCTTCTGGGTGGTTGAGCGTGGGGGGCAAGTGGTGGGCATAGTGGGTGCTCTGCCAGTGAAGAAGCCCCTCTTGCAGAAGAAGCAGTTGCAGCTACGGCACCTCTGTGTGGCCTTGGAGCACCGAGGAGAGGGGATAGCAAAAGCCCTGGTGAGGACTGTCCTCCAGTTTGCCCGGGACCAGGGCTACAGTGAAGTTGTCCTTAGCACGAGTATGCTGCAGTGTGCTGCCCTGGCTCTCTACCAGCAGATGGGCTTTCAGAAGACAGGCCAGTCCTTCTTCACCAGGATCTCTAAACTAAGGGACACTCCTCTAATTCACTTCACGTACCACCTCACTTCTGCTCAGGAAGGAGGCCTGTGA